TGATAATTCAAAAAAACAACCTTATGTAAGTTTTATGGACAGGCTCGCACAATTTATAAAAGAAAATGATGGAGTCTTGTTTATATGTGGATATTCGTTTAGCGATCAACACATCAATGATGTTTTATTAAATGCATTAGAAAAAACAAGAACCTCGCATGTTATAGCATTATATTTTGATGAACTAAATGAGGATTCACATGTTGCCAAATTGGGAAAGGGTCAATCGAAGTTATCCGTATACGGAAAAAACAATGCTGTTATCGGGGGAAAATTTGGTAGCTGGAGGTTGAAAACCAAGCCTGCTAAAGATGATTCAATTATTATAAGCCTATATTTTGACGAAGATGTAATTGAACCAGAAAAGGAGTGGACCGGAAAAGGAAATTTTAAGTTACACGATTTTGCAAAATTTGTTGAATTCTTAACATATCTGAATTACAAAAATTATGTAACTACAGAGGAGAAAAAATGAATAATAACAAAGATACATTGGTAGGAAAAGTTATTAGCATTAATGGCAATCGCATTTCTGTTAAGATGTCCGAAAGCCTCAAGTCCACTATGCCAATAATTAATGGCTTGGTCTACCGTGTTGGACAAATAGGTTCTTTTTTGCGAATACCTTTAGGATATGCAAATCTGTATGGAATCGTAACACAAGTTGGAGCAGATGCAATCCCGGAATCTCTTAAAGAAATAGCTCTTCAAGAATACGAACGAAATTTCAGTACCAGATGGATGAGTTTAGTATTGGTTGGAGAAAGGGTGGGCAATAAGTTTGAAAGGGGGGTTACACAATTTCCAACTGCCGAAGATGAGGTTCATTTAGTTACCTTGGATGATTTGAATATTATTTATGGTGGGTTTGATGAAAACAACTCAATTACCGTGGGGAATATAAGTGTTTCGGAAAGCTTGCCTGCTAAAATAGAATTGGATAAGTTAGTCACGAGGCATTGTGCAATTGTTGGTTCAACAGGAAGTGGTAAATCGAATACCGTCGCAGTGATGTTGGAATCTATTGCAAAAGGAGAATTTAAGAGTGCAAGAATTTTATTAATTGACCCACATGGTGAATATGATGAGACATTAAATAACTACAGCAAGGTATTTAAAGTAAAAGCCGATAAAAGTAAAGGACAATCGGAGTTACATATTCCTTTCTGGGCACTCCCATTTGATGAATTAATGAGGTCTTTTCCTGGAAATCTGAATGATCAACAAAAAGATTATGTTAGAGCAAAAATTCTGGAGAAAAAAATCAATTCAATTCAATATCTCAAGAATAAACCAAACGAAGCTGCTATTACTTCTGATAGCCCAATCCCCTTTAGTCTGAAACAATTATGGTTTGAGTTAGATGATTTTGAGCGACAGACTTTTAGAGAAAACAGAAAACCAGAGACAGTGATACTAAAAAGTCAAGGAAATCCCGATCAACTAAAATCAAATGAATATGAACCAGCTAGCCTTGGAAGCGGTAGTCCGTTTCTTAATCTTCAAGCAAAGGGAATACTTGGATTTTTGGACGGGATGAGAAATAGAATAATAGATCAGCGTTTTAAGTTCTTATATGAACCCGGTGGCTTTATGCCTGATTTAACAGGAAAGGTAAGTAACGATTTAGATTATTTATTATTAGAATGGTTAGGGCATGACAAGACGGTTACTATATTAGATTTGTCTGGCGTTCCATCTATTATAATGTCCTCTATTTCAGGGTCATTATTGAAAATAATGTACGATGCATTATTTTGGGGCCAAAACTTACCTGTTGGAGGGAGAAAACAGCCTTTACTTTTAGTTTTAGAGGAAGCACATAGCTATTTAAAAGCAGGAGAGAATTCAATTTCCTCAAGGACTATTCAGACTATAGCTAAAGAAGGCAGAAAGTATGGAGTGGGATTGCTTTTGGTAACGCAAAGACCAACTGAATTAGATGAGACGGTATTAAGTCAATGTGGTACGTTGATAGCTTT
The sequence above is drawn from the bacterium genome and encodes:
- a CDS encoding ATP-binding protein, with amino-acid sequence MNNNKDTLVGKVISINGNRISVKMSESLKSTMPIINGLVYRVGQIGSFLRIPLGYANLYGIVTQVGADAIPESLKEIALQEYERNFSTRWMSLVLVGERVGNKFERGVTQFPTAEDEVHLVTLDDLNIIYGGFDENNSITVGNISVSESLPAKIELDKLVTRHCAIVGSTGSGKSNTVAVMLESIAKGEFKSARILLIDPHGEYDETLNNYSKVFKVKADKSKGQSELHIPFWALPFDELMRSFPGNLNDQQKDYVRAKILEKKINSIQYLKNKPNEAAITSDSPIPFSLKQLWFELDDFERQTFRENRKPETVILKSQGNPDQLKSNEYEPASLGSGSPFLNLQAKGILGFLDGMRNRIIDQRFKFLYEPGGFMPDLTGKVSNDLDYLLLEWLGHDKTVTILDLSGVPSIIMSSISGSLLKIMYDALFWGQNLPVGGRKQPLLLVLEEAHSYLKAGENSISSRTIQTIAKEGRKYGVGLLLVTQRPTELDETVLSQCGTLIALRMTNKGDRGHVSAAVQDELCDMMALLPSLRTGEGLIMGEGVKIPSRVKFEKISKAPRSVDPEVSKEWRKERPDRKESDFETTVDLWRNQKLN